One Gemmatimonadota bacterium genomic window carries:
- a CDS encoding acylase, with translation MAMKTRLLCLALLVACSPAAPANPDLGRWEARAKNVTIIRDNWGIPHVYGKTDADAVFGLLYAQSEDDFNRVETNYIVATGRLAEVAGPSALFSDLRMRLFIDTLEVKKEYEKSPGWLKALMDAFADGINYYLYTHPAVKPKLLTRFEPWMALAFSEGSIGGDIESISLPGLEAFYGGTAPMPVAAVEPGEDLEPRGSNGFAIAPANSATGHALLMINPHTSFYFRPEVQMVSEAGLHAYGAVTWGQFFIYQGFNEHSGWMHTSSAADVIDEYAETVVRGDRATGYRYGTEVRPFTEKKIRLAYRDGDSTAVREFTAYFSHHGPVIREESGKWISVTLMVEHEKALVQSFLRTKARGYDEFKTVMELKTNSSNNTVFADGAGTIAYFHGNFMPKRDPKFNWAGVVDGSDPATEWQGLHTFDEMIQVRNPATGWIQNCNSTPFTVSGSASPRRKDYPSYMAPDEENARGVHAVRVLENRKGFTVESLIEAAYDSYLTGFEPILPGLFKAYDQLASSSPLKAQLKEPIDSLRSWNLRFSVASVPTAVAVYWGQEMVRVARAADDTEAGSVFDYIAKKASAAARLDALVTAVTKLEADFGTWKTGWGEVNRFQRVSGDIVQPFNDSLPSLPVGFASAQWGSLASFGSRFYGTKKMYGTSGNSFVAAVEFGPRVRAKSVLAGGVSGDPTSPHFYDQAKMYSQGQFKDVLFYREDVEKHAERTYQPGSKTR, from the coding sequence ATGGCGATGAAAACACGCTTGCTGTGCCTGGCCCTCCTCGTCGCCTGCTCCCCCGCCGCACCGGCGAATCCCGACCTGGGCCGGTGGGAGGCCCGCGCCAAGAACGTGACGATCATTCGGGATAACTGGGGGATTCCCCACGTCTACGGCAAGACCGATGCGGATGCGGTGTTCGGCCTGTTGTATGCCCAATCGGAAGACGACTTCAATCGGGTCGAAACCAACTACATCGTGGCGACGGGGCGGCTGGCCGAGGTGGCAGGCCCCTCCGCGCTATTCTCCGATCTTCGGATGCGGTTGTTCATCGACACGCTCGAGGTCAAGAAGGAATACGAGAAGAGCCCCGGGTGGCTCAAGGCCTTGATGGATGCCTTTGCCGACGGCATCAACTACTACCTCTACACCCACCCGGCGGTGAAGCCCAAGTTGCTGACCCGGTTTGAACCGTGGATGGCCCTGGCGTTCAGCGAAGGCAGTATCGGTGGCGACATCGAGAGCATTTCACTCCCCGGATTGGAAGCGTTCTATGGCGGGACGGCGCCGATGCCGGTTGCCGCCGTGGAGCCGGGGGAGGACCTCGAGCCGCGCGGGTCGAACGGCTTTGCGATCGCCCCGGCCAACAGCGCCACGGGTCATGCCCTGCTGATGATCAATCCCCACACCTCGTTCTATTTCCGGCCCGAAGTCCAGATGGTGAGCGAAGCGGGTCTCCACGCCTACGGCGCGGTTACCTGGGGCCAGTTCTTCATCTACCAGGGTTTCAACGAGCACAGCGGCTGGATGCACACCTCGAGCGCCGCCGACGTCATCGACGAATATGCTGAAACCGTGGTCCGGGGCGATAGAGCTACCGGCTATCGGTACGGTACCGAGGTGCGCCCGTTTACCGAGAAGAAGATCCGGCTGGCATACCGGGACGGCGATTCCACCGCCGTGCGGGAGTTCACGGCCTATTTCAGTCACCACGGGCCGGTGATTCGGGAAGAAAGCGGAAAGTGGATCAGCGTCACGTTGATGGTCGAGCACGAAAAAGCGTTGGTGCAGTCGTTCCTCCGGACCAAAGCCCGTGGGTATGACGAGTTCAAGACCGTCATGGAGCTCAAAACCAATTCCTCGAACAATACGGTGTTTGCCGATGGGGCGGGCACCATCGCCTACTTCCACGGCAACTTCATGCCGAAGCGCGATCCCAAGTTCAACTGGGCCGGCGTGGTGGATGGCAGCGATCCCGCCACCGAGTGGCAGGGGCTCCACACCTTCGACGAGATGATCCAGGTGCGGAATCCAGCCACCGGGTGGATTCAGAACTGCAACTCGACGCCGTTCACGGTCTCGGGTTCGGCCAGCCCCAGGCGAAAGGACTATCCGTCCTACATGGCGCCCGACGAGGAGAACGCCCGCGGCGTTCACGCGGTCCGGGTGCTGGAGAACCGGAAGGGCTTTACGGTCGAGTCGCTGATCGAGGCGGCGTACGATTCGTACCTTACCGGGTTCGAGCCGATCTTGCCGGGGTTGTTCAAGGCCTATGACCAGCTGGCGTCGTCGTCACCCCTCAAAGCCCAGCTCAAGGAGCCGATCGATTCCCTGCGGTCCTGGAATCTCCGGTTCTCAGTGGCCTCGGTGCCAACGGCGGTGGCGGTATATTGGGGGCAGGAAATGGTCCGGGTGGCCCGGGCTGCCGACGACACGGAAGCTGGATCGGTGTTCGACTACATCGCGAAGAAAGCCTCGGCCGCCGCGCGTCTCGACGCGTTAGTCACGGCGGTGACGAAGCTGGAGGCGGACTTCGGCACCTGGAAGACCGGGTGGGGCGAGGTGAACCGGTTCCAGCGGGTATCGGGCGACATCGTGCAGCCGTTCAACGATTCGTTGCCCAGCTTGCCGGTGGGGTTCGCGTCGGCCCAGTGGGGGTCGTTGGCGTCGTTCGGCAGCCGGTTCTACGGAACCAAGAAGATGTACGGGACCAGCGGCAACAGTTTCGTCGCCGCCGTCGAGTTCGGGCCCCGGGTCCGGGCCAAGAGTGTCTTGGCCGGCGGAGTGAGTGGCGACCCCACGTCGCCCCATTTCTACGACCAGGCCAAGATGTACTCCCAAGGCCAATTCAAGGACGTTCTGTTCTACCGCGAAGACGTCGAGAAACACGCCGAGCGAACCTATCAACCCGGATCCAAAACCAGGTAG
- a CDS encoding DUF2239 family protein: MPLLSDRLAIAFEGPRCVADGPLPDVALAVKKILARGSRGEILVFDRVTSTPIDLDLSGTDANVLSRLELPKRSPGRPKLGVVPREVTLLPRHWDWLHDQPGGASVTLRKLVDQARQNTVDAERIRKARESACRFLTDMAGDRPGFEEALRALFAGDRARFEQLVDRWPNDIKAHARTLGAEAMPCTT; this comes from the coding sequence ATGCCTCTACTATCCGACCGTCTGGCCATCGCGTTCGAGGGTCCCCGCTGCGTCGCGGATGGGCCGCTGCCCGACGTGGCGCTCGCTGTCAAGAAGATCCTGGCCCGGGGTAGCCGGGGCGAGATCTTGGTCTTCGACCGAGTGACCAGTACGCCGATCGATCTCGATCTGAGCGGTACCGACGCCAACGTCCTGAGCCGGCTCGAGCTGCCGAAGCGGAGTCCGGGCCGCCCCAAACTCGGGGTGGTGCCGCGGGAGGTTACCCTGCTGCCCAGGCATTGGGACTGGCTCCACGACCAACCCGGTGGGGCTTCGGTCACCCTCCGGAAGCTGGTCGACCAGGCCCGCCAGAACACGGTCGATGCCGAACGGATTCGGAAAGCCCGCGAATCGGCGTGCCGGTTCTTGACCGACATGGCCGGCGACCGGCCCGGTTTTGAAGAGGCGCTCCGGGCCCTCTTTGCCGGCGACCGGGCCCGGTTCGAGCAACTCGTGGACCGGTGGCCGAACGACATCAAAGCCCACGCGAGGACGCTTGGGGCGGAGGCCATGCCATGCACGACTTGA
- a CDS encoding N-methyl-D-aspartate receptor NMDAR2C subunit translates to MNVLEPRWQQTWRDLGLPQPAPAVFDRLLARYRESHRAYHTVQHLEECLALLDELRSMAHEPAIIELALWYHDAVYWPRRSDNEAASAALASTDLDVVGAPGSLIEAVSAMILATTHQAAPPPGDTGILIDIDLAILGAEPARFAQYERQIRSEYSWVPEFLFRRRRAAVLAGFLARPEIYQTPLLHTRLEKRARQNLAAVVT, encoded by the coding sequence GTGAACGTGCTCGAACCGCGCTGGCAGCAAACCTGGCGCGATCTCGGCTTGCCACAACCGGCCCCGGCCGTATTTGACCGACTCCTGGCCCGATATCGGGAGTCCCATCGGGCCTATCACACGGTCCAACACCTCGAGGAATGTTTGGCGCTGCTCGACGAACTCCGTTCGATGGCCCATGAGCCGGCGATCATCGAACTGGCCCTCTGGTATCATGACGCGGTGTACTGGCCCCGCCGCTCGGACAACGAGGCGGCCAGCGCCGCCCTGGCCAGCACCGACCTCGACGTGGTCGGTGCGCCGGGTTCGCTGATCGAGGCGGTGTCGGCCATGATTCTGGCCACGACCCACCAAGCTGCGCCACCTCCTGGGGACACGGGGATCTTGATCGATATCGACCTCGCCATTCTGGGCGCGGAGCCGGCCCGTTTTGCGCAGTATGAGCGCCAGATCCGGAGCGAATACTCCTGGGTACCGGAATTCCTGTTCCGGCGAAGGCGGGCCGCGGTGCTCGCGGGGTTCTTGGCCCGCCCGGAGATCTACCAGACCCCGTTGCTCCACACCCGGCTTGAGAAGCGGGCCCGCCAGAATCTCGCGGCCGTGGTCACATAG
- a CDS encoding MATE family efflux transporter — translation MHDLTEGPVWGHLIRLAVPLAAGMLFQTLYYLVDLYFVSQLGDAVIAGVSAAGNVQFIVMALTQILGVGTMALIAHAIGRKDRADANLIFNQSLVLAAVAAAATLVGGYALASVYMKELGANAATAAAGTEYLHWFLPGLALQFAMVTMGSALRGTGIVKPAMVVQMLTVLINAVLAPILIAGWLTGVPLGVAGAGLATSIAIAIGVALMWFYFVRLEKAVAFDAGMFRPRLEAWKRILRIGLPPGGEFALMFVFMGVVYWIIRNFGPEAQAGYGLGSRVMQAIFLPAMAIAFATAPLAGQNFGAGKFERVKETFRASMILGSIIMAGLTLLCQWQPEWFFHGFTNEAAVIGVGAQFLQYVSWNFVASGLIFTCSGMFQALGNTLPALLSSTSRLFIFAIPAVWMSGRPGFELRHLWILSVSTTAVQALVSYGLLRRELRHRLTIG, via the coding sequence ATGCACGACTTGACCGAAGGCCCGGTTTGGGGTCACCTGATCCGCCTCGCGGTGCCACTCGCCGCCGGGATGCTGTTTCAGACGCTCTATTACCTGGTCGATCTCTACTTCGTCTCGCAACTCGGCGACGCGGTCATCGCCGGCGTCAGCGCGGCCGGCAACGTCCAGTTCATCGTGATGGCGCTGACCCAGATCCTGGGCGTCGGGACGATGGCCTTGATTGCCCACGCCATCGGCCGGAAGGACCGAGCCGACGCCAACCTGATCTTCAATCAGAGTCTGGTCCTGGCCGCGGTAGCCGCGGCCGCCACGCTGGTGGGTGGGTACGCGTTGGCAAGCGTCTACATGAAGGAGCTCGGCGCCAATGCCGCCACCGCCGCGGCCGGCACCGAATACCTCCATTGGTTTCTGCCTGGCCTGGCGCTCCAGTTCGCCATGGTGACCATGGGCTCCGCGCTTCGTGGCACCGGGATCGTCAAGCCGGCCATGGTGGTCCAAATGCTGACGGTACTGATCAACGCCGTGTTGGCTCCGATCCTGATTGCCGGGTGGCTCACCGGGGTTCCCCTCGGCGTGGCCGGAGCGGGGCTCGCCACCTCGATTGCCATCGCCATCGGCGTCGCTCTGATGTGGTTCTACTTCGTCAGGCTCGAGAAGGCCGTGGCCTTCGACGCCGGGATGTTCCGGCCCCGGCTCGAGGCCTGGAAGCGGATTCTCCGGATCGGCCTTCCGCCGGGTGGTGAATTCGCCCTGATGTTCGTGTTCATGGGAGTGGTCTACTGGATCATCCGAAATTTCGGGCCCGAAGCCCAGGCCGGTTACGGTCTGGGATCGCGCGTCATGCAGGCCATCTTCCTCCCTGCTATGGCGATTGCGTTCGCCACCGCGCCATTGGCCGGCCAGAATTTCGGAGCGGGCAAGTTCGAGCGCGTCAAGGAAACCTTCCGCGCCTCGATGATCTTGGGCTCGATCATCATGGCCGGGCTGACCCTGCTCTGTCAGTGGCAGCCCGAGTGGTTCTTTCACGGGTTCACCAACGAGGCCGCCGTCATCGGCGTCGGCGCTCAATTTCTTCAGTACGTCTCGTGGAACTTCGTGGCGTCCGGCCTGATCTTTACCTGCTCGGGCATGTTCCAAGCCCTCGGCAACACATTGCCGGCGTTGCTGAGCAGTACGTCCCGCCTGTTCATCTTCGCGATCCCGGCGGTCTGGATGTCGGGCCGCCCGGGATTCGAATTGCGGCACCTCTGGATTCTCTCGGTGTCGACGACGGCGGTCCAGGCCCTCGTCAGCTACGGGCTGCTCCGCCGGGAATTGCGGCACCGGCTCACGATCGGCTAG
- a CDS encoding succinylglutamate desuccinylase yields MTRAGINYRTLRFAAPALAGHSWQAIDIIGLSDGPTLAVMAGIHPNEVAGVEAAYRLAERIDARTLRGTISIIPVVNGPGYGERTEYLCPIDGKNINFCFPGRPDGSFSEALADAILSSWANAAVSLIDLHGGDLREEMSRFVVCQETGDAAFDGRNLELARSFGSDFLVRINPSLLGQSGRSCTARAARREFAVFAEGGSHGLMPKSDVEFHLDGVLGVAADLGMLGARAIPVHRPIELTQYRFLEAPAEGWCRTLVRAGDPVEAGAALAEVRDPMGLPRAVLTAPESGYILWRVSHPIVHAGEAIVGLGAP; encoded by the coding sequence ATGACCCGCGCCGGGATCAACTACCGGACGCTCCGGTTCGCGGCCCCCGCCCTGGCGGGGCATTCGTGGCAGGCCATCGACATCATCGGCCTCTCGGATGGCCCGACCCTGGCGGTGATGGCGGGGATTCATCCGAACGAGGTGGCCGGGGTCGAGGCGGCGTATCGCTTGGCCGAGCGAATTGATGCCCGCACCCTTCGGGGCACCATCTCCATCATTCCGGTCGTGAACGGACCGGGCTACGGCGAACGAACCGAGTATCTCTGCCCGATCGATGGCAAGAACATCAACTTCTGCTTTCCCGGCCGGCCGGATGGCAGCTTCAGTGAGGCTCTTGCCGATGCGATCCTGTCCAGCTGGGCCAACGCCGCCGTCAGCCTGATCGATCTCCATGGCGGCGATCTCCGGGAAGAGATGTCGCGCTTCGTCGTGTGCCAGGAAACCGGGGATGCGGCGTTCGACGGGCGGAATCTCGAGTTGGCTCGGTCGTTCGGATCCGATTTCCTGGTTCGGATCAATCCGTCGCTCCTTGGCCAGTCCGGGCGGAGTTGTACCGCCCGGGCGGCGCGCCGGGAGTTCGCGGTGTTCGCCGAGGGCGGCTCGCACGGCCTGATGCCAAAATCCGATGTCGAATTCCATCTCGATGGCGTGCTTGGGGTGGCAGCGGACCTCGGGATGCTCGGCGCCCGGGCGATCCCCGTCCACCGCCCAATTGAGCTGACCCAGTATCGGTTTCTCGAGGCCCCCGCCGAGGGCTGGTGCCGGACCCTGGTCCGCGCCGGCGACCCCGTCGAGGCCGGCGCCGCGCTGGCCGAGGTCCGAGATCCGATGGGATTGCCGCGCGCTGTCCTCACGGCCCCGGAATCGGGATACATTCTTTGGCGGGTCTCGCACCCGATCGTGCATGCCGGTGAGGCGATCGTCGGACTGGGCGCTCCGTAA
- a CDS encoding S9 family peptidase: MTQRLTPPVALRELHPVVLHGDTLTDDYFWLRDRERPEVRAYLEAENAYTEAVLEPFKAVETSLYDEMLARIKQTDLSVPYRDTGYWYWSRTEEGKQYPTYCRRRDAAGAPDEVLLDLNPMAVGHPYLSVGLMQVSPDGRKLCYSTDVTGGREYTLFIKDLDSGAMAVKPVPLAGSAVWAADSRTILYTIEDHAKRDYRVYRMALGEPAVLVYEETDERFRVMVTRTRSRRFLLLFSASHTTTEAQILEAATPAGSWRVVAPRIQDREYDLDHHGDRFFIRTNDRGKNFRVVTAPVVDPAPANWTEVLPLRGDVVIEGVECFAGHWVAWERHDGLARIRVAEATTDQVRYVEFPEVVYDAGPGMNAEWDSDQLRYRYESFVTASSVYDFDMVDGTSALLKRKDVLGDYDPARYQSERVFAKAADGTRIPVSLVWRTDQMAAGPRPTYLTGYGSYGIPYPVSFTSNRLSLLDRGVVFAVAHIRGGGEMGRPWHDAGKMAAKMNTFTDFISAADHLVAIGKTDRSRLVIEGGSAGGLLIGAVLNLRPEVCGAAVLQVPFVDVINTMLDASLPLTVGEYEEWGNPAVLAEYRWIRPYCPYTNLAAQAYPAMLVRTSLNDSQVMYWEPAKYVARLRTLKTDSNPLLLHTNLGAGHSGASGRYDRLREIATDYVFVLWRMGLLATRHQ; the protein is encoded by the coding sequence ATGACTCAACGCCTCACCCCGCCGGTGGCCCTCCGGGAGCTGCACCCGGTCGTCCTCCATGGCGACACCCTGACGGACGACTATTTCTGGCTCCGCGACCGGGAGCGTCCCGAGGTTCGGGCCTATTTGGAGGCCGAGAACGCCTACACGGAGGCCGTACTTGAGCCGTTCAAGGCGGTCGAGACCAGCCTCTATGACGAAATGCTGGCCCGGATCAAACAGACCGACCTGTCGGTGCCGTACCGGGACACCGGCTACTGGTATTGGAGCCGGACCGAGGAAGGGAAGCAGTACCCGACCTATTGCCGCCGCCGGGACGCCGCGGGAGCACCCGATGAGGTCCTCCTCGACCTGAACCCCATGGCTGTTGGGCATCCGTATCTGAGCGTCGGGCTGATGCAGGTGAGCCCGGACGGCCGGAAGCTCTGCTACTCGACCGATGTGACCGGGGGCCGGGAGTACACCCTCTTCATCAAGGACCTCGACTCCGGGGCGATGGCCGTCAAGCCGGTGCCGCTGGCCGGGTCGGCGGTCTGGGCCGCGGACAGCCGTACCATCCTGTACACGATCGAAGACCACGCCAAACGGGATTATCGGGTCTACCGGATGGCGTTAGGCGAACCCGCCGTGCTCGTCTACGAGGAAACCGATGAGCGGTTCCGGGTGATGGTGACCCGGACGAGGAGCCGCCGATTTTTGCTCCTCTTCTCGGCCAGCCATACCACGACCGAAGCCCAGATCCTCGAGGCAGCGACGCCGGCCGGTTCGTGGCGAGTGGTGGCTCCGCGGATCCAGGATCGAGAATATGATCTCGACCATCACGGCGACCGGTTCTTCATTCGGACCAACGACCGCGGCAAAAACTTTCGGGTCGTGACCGCGCCGGTGGTCGACCCCGCGCCGGCCAACTGGACCGAGGTGCTCCCGCTTCGGGGTGACGTGGTGATCGAGGGCGTCGAGTGTTTTGCGGGGCACTGGGTGGCGTGGGAGCGCCATGACGGCCTGGCCCGGATCCGGGTGGCGGAGGCGACTACCGACCAGGTGCGGTACGTCGAGTTCCCCGAGGTGGTCTACGATGCCGGGCCCGGGATGAACGCCGAATGGGACAGCGATCAGCTCCGCTATCGGTATGAATCGTTCGTGACCGCCTCGTCGGTCTACGATTTCGACATGGTGGATGGGACGTCGGCGCTCCTCAAACGCAAGGACGTCCTGGGTGACTACGACCCGGCCCGATATCAGAGTGAACGGGTGTTTGCGAAGGCCGCCGACGGGACCCGGATCCCGGTGTCACTGGTGTGGCGGACGGATCAGATGGCGGCCGGGCCACGCCCGACCTATCTGACCGGCTACGGCTCCTATGGGATTCCCTATCCGGTATCGTTTACCTCGAACCGGCTTTCACTGCTCGACCGGGGTGTCGTCTTCGCGGTGGCGCACATCCGGGGCGGCGGCGAGATGGGCCGGCCCTGGCATGATGCCGGCAAGATGGCCGCCAAAATGAACACGTTCACCGATTTCATCTCGGCCGCCGATCATCTGGTTGCCATCGGCAAGACGGATCGGTCGCGCCTGGTTATCGAGGGCGGGAGCGCCGGTGGGCTCCTGATCGGTGCGGTGCTCAACCTCCGCCCCGAGGTCTGCGGAGCGGCGGTCCTTCAGGTTCCGTTCGTCGACGTCATCAACACGATGCTCGATGCCTCGCTGCCGCTGACGGTGGGCGAATACGAGGAATGGGGCAATCCCGCCGTCCTGGCCGAGTACCGCTGGATCCGGCCCTATTGTCCCTACACCAACCTGGCGGCCCAGGCCTATCCGGCCATGCTGGTCCGGACCTCGCTCAACGACAGCCAGGTGATGTACTGGGAGCCCGCCAAGTACGTGGCCCGGCTTCGAACCCTGAAGACCGACTCCAATCCGTTGCTGTTGCACACCAATCTGGGCGCCGGGCATTCGGGGGCATCGGGCCGGTACGACCGGCTCCGGGAAATCGCCACCGACTATGTCTTTGTGTTGTGGCGCATGGGTTTGCTCGCCACCCGACACCAATGA
- a CDS encoding sulfite exporter TauE/SafE family protein — MPDSRVVYLLAALGIFAVVYIVVWFKIGKAQSDDDHGPPTPTHIGLGFVINFFDTLGIGSYAPTTAMYRLLKLVPDERIPGTLNVGHTIPTLVQALFFISVVEVEFTTLLTLIVAAVLGAWLGAGVVAGWPRRTIQIGMGTALLVAALLFTLTNLGIVVGGGDAVGLTGGKLALAAAGNFALGALMTLGIGLYGPAMIMIAVLGMNPKAAFPIMMGSCAFLMVMAGIRFMRAGAYRQRAALGLTLGGIPAVLIAVLIVKSLPLTAVRWLVAVVVLYTGVTMLRAARSER; from the coding sequence ATGCCCGATTCTCGGGTCGTCTACCTGCTCGCGGCGCTGGGCATCTTTGCCGTTGTCTACATCGTCGTTTGGTTCAAAATCGGCAAAGCCCAGTCCGATGACGACCACGGCCCGCCGACCCCGACCCATATCGGGCTCGGGTTCGTCATCAACTTCTTCGACACCTTGGGGATCGGCTCGTACGCGCCGACCACGGCAATGTACCGGCTCCTCAAGCTGGTACCAGACGAACGAATCCCCGGGACCCTGAACGTCGGCCACACGATTCCGACCTTGGTGCAGGCGTTGTTCTTCATCTCCGTGGTCGAGGTGGAATTCACGACCCTTCTGACGTTGATCGTGGCGGCCGTGCTGGGCGCCTGGCTCGGTGCCGGCGTGGTGGCCGGGTGGCCCCGCCGGACCATTCAGATCGGCATGGGCACCGCGCTGTTGGTCGCGGCGCTGTTGTTTACCCTGACGAATCTCGGGATCGTCGTCGGCGGCGGCGATGCGGTTGGACTCACTGGCGGGAAACTGGCGCTGGCCGCGGCCGGCAATTTTGCTCTCGGTGCCTTGATGACCCTGGGAATCGGACTCTATGGTCCGGCCATGATCATGATCGCGGTTCTCGGGATGAACCCGAAGGCCGCCTTTCCGATCATGATGGGATCGTGCGCGTTTCTCATGGTGATGGCTGGGATCCGGTTCATGCGAGCGGGGGCCTATCGCCAGCGGGCGGCGTTAGGTCTGACCCTCGGCGGAATTCCAGCGGTGCTGATTGCCGTGTTGATCGTCAAGTCGCTGCCGCTGACCGCGGTGCGGTGGTTGGTAGCGGTGGTGGTGCTCTACACCGGCGTCACGATGCTCCGCGCCGCCCGGAGCGAACGCTGA
- a CDS encoding CPBP family intramembrane metalloprotease, which yields MSDQIPLKPIGPLGSLLYFGIPAAIFATAILGLLPAMVRNGSPPFLVFVVTFVGPLVLMLVAAVAAYRLEGRPWSWAPFRDRLRLRSMTKTDWAWTLGLVLGTYALQFAIGPIAGWVEGVRFYDASKEFGDFMGGMRQADFGFDLKGRWDVWLFFVFGSLLFNIGGEELWWRGIILPRQELVFGRWAWLVNGLLWNLFHFFYHTNLGSVVAYLPMTLPLAYVAQRTRSTWPGIIAHFIGNIGLPIGILYRVLGLPLPGG from the coding sequence GTGTCTGACCAGATTCCACTCAAGCCGATCGGTCCCCTGGGCTCGCTCCTGTATTTCGGCATTCCAGCGGCCATCTTCGCCACCGCCATTCTCGGGCTCCTTCCGGCAATGGTGCGGAATGGCTCGCCGCCGTTTCTCGTCTTTGTCGTCACCTTTGTCGGCCCGCTCGTCCTGATGCTCGTCGCCGCAGTGGCCGCCTACCGGCTCGAGGGCCGGCCCTGGAGTTGGGCGCCGTTTCGTGACCGGCTCCGGCTCCGTTCGATGACCAAGACCGATTGGGCTTGGACGTTGGGTCTGGTGCTGGGTACCTATGCCCTACAATTCGCGATCGGGCCGATCGCCGGCTGGGTCGAGGGAGTCCGGTTCTATGATGCCTCCAAGGAATTCGGCGACTTCATGGGCGGAATGCGCCAGGCGGATTTCGGTTTTGATTTGAAAGGCCGTTGGGATGTCTGGCTGTTCTTCGTGTTCGGGAGCCTGCTCTTCAACATCGGTGGCGAGGAACTGTGGTGGCGGGGGATCATCCTTCCCCGGCAGGAGCTCGTGTTCGGCCGATGGGCGTGGCTCGTCAATGGGCTTTTGTGGAATCTGTTCCATTTCTTCTATCACACGAACTTGGGCAGCGTGGTGGCCTATCTCCCGATGACCCTTCCGCTAGCCTACGTCGCGCAGCGGACCCGGAGCACCTGGCCCGGGATCATTGCCCACTTCATCGGGAATATCGGGCTCCCGATCGGCATCCTCTACCGGGTCCTCGGACTGCCGCTCCCCGGCGGCTAA